AAATCTCTTTCGCCAGCAAGCTGGCTTCTACACTCGAAAACACCCTGAATATGCCCTCGAATCATCCAAAAATTATTTGTAAGTTTCGTTCGCATTCGGGAAACGAATCATCAAACGTTGGGTCTACTGGTTTTTGGTCCTTCCACCAGTTTCTAGCCCTAAGCATTCTTAATTAGTAAATCTATATGAGCGAATCCAACGAATCCGAGATTCTCAGTAACATTAAAAACGCCCGCGAGCGGATCTCTGCCGAACTTAGCAAGGTAATTATCGGCCAGGAAACCATCATCGAGCAGATGATAGTTGGCCTGATGGCTCGAGGTCATGCGCTCTTGACCGGTGTTCCCGGCTTGGGAAAAACGCTCCTCGTAAAATCGATTGCGCAGACGTTCTCGCTTTCGTTCAAGCGTATCCAGTTTACCCCGGACCTGATGCCTGCCGACATTCTCGGAACTGAGGTGGTAGAAGAAGATAAAACCACCGGGAAACGACATTTCCGCTTTGTCCAGGGTCCGATCTTCGCAAACATGGTTTTGGCCGATGAAATTAACCGTACTCCGCCCAAGACGCAGGCTGCGCTGCTTGAAGCGATGGAAGAGCGGCAGGTGACTGCAGCTGGACAAACCTTTCAGCTGGAACCTCCTTTCTTTGTTCTGGCCACGCAAAATCCGATTGAGCTCGAGGGAACCTATCCGCTACCTGAAGCGCAGCTCGATCGCTTTCTTTTGAATGTGGTAATGGATTATTTGCCACTAGCTGATGAGATCCGCATGGTCACCGAGACCACTGCCATCCAGAAGGAAACGCCTCAACCGGTATTTTCTGCTCAAGAGATTCTCGATATTCAAAACTGGGTCCGCCAGGTGCCGGTTTCAGAACATGTGGTAAGTTATGCGGTTCGGTTGGCGAGTGCGACCAGACCAAGTGTGGATTCATCGCCTGACTTTATTAAGGATCAAATCAAATGGGGTGCCGGATCTCGTGCTTCCCAAGCACTCATACTCGCCGGAAAAGCCCGGGCGTTACTCAACGGTCGCTACGCTGTTGCGGTTGAAGATGTTCAAGCGCTGGCGATTCCCGTGCTTCGCCATCGTATGATTCCCAATTTCCATGCTGAGGCCGAAGGGATCACTTCTGACTCTGTGATCCAGCGTCTTCTGGAAACAATTAAAGAATAACGACCGTTCCATGGCCGTTGCCTATAAAGATTTTTTAGATCCTGCGCATCTCACGCGCATCGAGAACTATGCCTTGATGGCCAAAACGGCCGTCGAAGGATTTCTTTCAGGTATGCACCGCTCAGTTTTCCACGGCTTCGGCACCGAGTTTCTCCAATACCGCAATTACGTTCCCGGTGAAGACCTGAAATACCTCGATTGGAAAGTCTACGCGAAACGTGACGAATTGGTAACCAAGGTTTACCAGGAAGAGACCTCGATGAACTGTTACTTTGTGGTGGATGCGAGTGCTTCCCACCACTACCAGGGTGAGCGGGCTGCTTGCACGAAATTGCGCTATGCCTGCATGATCGCGGCCAGTCTGGCTTATCTGGCAACCCGCCAGGGCGACAACATTTCTTTGTTTGCCTACCAGGATTCGATTGTTGAAGCCTTGGAGCCCGGTCATAGGACTGGACAGCTTCATCGTTTCCTCCAGGCACTTACCCGGCTGAAACCCGAAGGGCAGGCCAACCACGAGCGCTTGCTCAAATCGATGACTCACCATATGCGGAGTCGGGGGTTGGTCGTTTATCTTTCCGATATGCTTGAAGCTGAAGAGACGCTTCCGCGGATGCTGCAGAGTCTACGGTTCCAACACTGCGATGTGCTGGCCCTTCAAATACTCGATCCCGACGAACGCGACCTTCCCCACGGTTACCCTGTCCGCTATATCGATTCGGAAACTGAAAAAGTAGTAATCGCTTCAGCCGATGCCATTCGTGGGGATTACGAAAAATCCATGGCGCAATTTATGGATGACTTAAAAAACGGATACCGTCGTGCACAGGTGGATTATAAGCCCTTGCTTACGACCGATCACCTCGGTCACGCCCTCAGCCAGTATCTTCATCACCGGGAGTCCCTCGCCTAAATGCTCAATTTTGGAAACAGTCTTTTTCTTTTTGCTCTGGCTGGGTTGGCCGTGCCGATTTTGCTTCACTTGATCAATCGGGAGTTAGCGGTGAATCTAAAATTTCCTTCCATCCGATTCATTGACCGTTCCCAATTACCCAGGCGAGAGAAACGGAAACTCCGTGACCTACTTTTGCTTG
The sequence above is a segment of the Verrucomicrobiota bacterium genome. Coding sequences within it:
- a CDS encoding MoxR family ATPase, which codes for MSESNESEILSNIKNARERISAELSKVIIGQETIIEQMIVGLMARGHALLTGVPGLGKTLLVKSIAQTFSLSFKRIQFTPDLMPADILGTEVVEEDKTTGKRHFRFVQGPIFANMVLADEINRTPPKTQAALLEAMEERQVTAAGQTFQLEPPFFVLATQNPIELEGTYPLPEAQLDRFLLNVVMDYLPLADEIRMVTETTAIQKETPQPVFSAQEILDIQNWVRQVPVSEHVVSYAVRLASATRPSVDSSPDFIKDQIKWGAGSRASQALILAGKARALLNGRYAVAVEDVQALAIPVLRHRMIPNFHAEAEGITSDSVIQRLLETIKE
- a CDS encoding DUF58 domain-containing protein, whose protein sequence is MAVAYKDFLDPAHLTRIENYALMAKTAVEGFLSGMHRSVFHGFGTEFLQYRNYVPGEDLKYLDWKVYAKRDELVTKVYQEETSMNCYFVVDASASHHYQGERAACTKLRYACMIAASLAYLATRQGDNISLFAYQDSIVEALEPGHRTGQLHRFLQALTRLKPEGQANHERLLKSMTHHMRSRGLVVYLSDMLEAEETLPRMLQSLRFQHCDVLALQILDPDERDLPHGYPVRYIDSETEKVVIASADAIRGDYEKSMAQFMDDLKNGYRRAQVDYKPLLTTDHLGHALSQYLHHRESLA